A window of Stutzerimonas stutzeri genomic DNA:
CTCAATCTTGATGAAAAGCAGCTCGACAAGGGGCTGCAGCTGATCCGCGAGAAGGGCCGCCAGCTGTATATCGCGGTCAATACCTATGCCCAGCCCGATGGCTGGAACCGCTGGCAGCGCGCGGTCGATCAGGCCGCGGACATGGGCGTCGATGCCCTGATCGCGGCCGACCCCGGTGTGCTGGGTTACGCCAGCAAGCGCCATCCCAAGCTCAATCTGCACCTGTCGGTACAGGGCTCGGCGACCAATGCCGCGGCGCTGGCTTTCTATCAGGAGCGCTATGGCATCAACCGCGCGGTGCTGCCGCGGGTGCTGTCGCTCAAACAGGTCAAGCAGGTCGCGGCGAGCAGTCCGGTGCCGATCGAGGTATTCGCCTTCGGCAGCCTGTGCATCATGGCCGAAGGGCGCTGCCATCTATCGTCCTATCTGACCGGCGAATCGCCGAACCTCTGTGGTGTCTGCTCGCCAGCCAAGGCGGTGCGCTGGAGTGAGGAGCCGGAAGGGCTGACCTCGCGCCTGAACGATGTACTGATCGACCGCTACGCCGAAGGCGAGTCGGCCGGCTATCCGACACTGTGCAAAGGTCGCTTCATGGTCAATGGCCAGCGTTTCCATGCGCTGGAGGAGCCGACCAGTCTGAACACCCTGGATCTGATCCCCGAGCTCGCTGCCATCGGTGTCACCGCGATGAAGATCGAGGGCCGTCAGCGCAGCCCGGCCTACGTCGAGCAGGTCACCCGCGTCTGGCGTGCCGCACTGGACAGCTATCTCAAGGCGCCACAGCGCTATGCGGTCGAACCCGGCTGGCGACAGGTGCTAGACGGCCTTTCCGAAGGCTCGCAGACCACCCTGGGTGCCTATCACCGGGCCTGGCAATGAACGAGGAGTCACCCATGAAACTCTCTCTCGGCCCAGTGCTGTTCTACTGGGATCGCCAGCAGACGCT
This region includes:
- the ubiU gene encoding ubiquinone anaerobic biosynthesis protein UbiU gives rise to the protein MHLVCPAGSLPALKAAVQQGADAIYVGFRDDTNARHFAGLNLDEKQLDKGLQLIREKGRQLYIAVNTYAQPDGWNRWQRAVDQAADMGVDALIAADPGVLGYASKRHPKLNLHLSVQGSATNAAALAFYQERYGINRAVLPRVLSLKQVKQVAASSPVPIEVFAFGSLCIMAEGRCHLSSYLTGESPNLCGVCSPAKAVRWSEEPEGLTSRLNDVLIDRYAEGESAGYPTLCKGRFMVNGQRFHALEEPTSLNTLDLIPELAAIGVTAMKIEGRQRSPAYVEQVTRVWRAALDSYLKAPQRYAVEPGWRQVLDGLSEGSQTTLGAYHRAWQ